One part of the Vicia villosa cultivar HV-30 ecotype Madison, WI linkage group LG6, Vvil1.0, whole genome shotgun sequence genome encodes these proteins:
- the LOC131610843 gene encoding pentatricopeptide repeat-containing protein At2g33760-like translates to MMNGMSVFAKRVVTLLKTFCRSQTHVKQIQAQIIVHNLQSNTTIAYNFITASQSHNLLISVLPLFTLLIPKPHLFIFNSLIRAFSHSHIPNTPLSLYSHMHKNSIHPNNFTFPFLFKSLSDTRSFVQSQCVYTHVVKLGYGNDVYVSNSLLDVYASCGYVELCRQLFDEMPHRDVVSWTVLIMGYRFGGMFDDALLVFEQMQYAGVVPNRVTMVNALAACASSGAIEMGIWIHDMIMRNGWELDVVLGTALIDMYVKCGRVEDGLRVFSCMKENNVFTWNAVIKGLALAKSGDEAVLWFNRMEFDGVKADEVTLVAILSACSHSGLVDKGRLIFSMLVDGKYGFCPNVKHYACMVDLLVRAGLLQEAFEIMRCMPFEPTKTMWGSLLSGSKSQGNFEFSEFVARKLVEMEPDNTAYYVQLSNLYAEAERWNDVERVRGMMKERELTKDLGCSSVEFEHQRPASEVLAL, encoded by the coding sequence ATGATGAATGGCATGAGTGTCTTTGCAAAGAGAGTCGTAACACTGCTGAAAACTTTTTGCCGTTCTCAAACTCACGTCAAACAAATTCAAGCGCAAATCATAGTCCACAACCTTCAATCAAACACCACAATCGCATACAACTTCATAACCGCGTCTCAATCTCACAATCTTCTCATCTCAGTTCTACCTCTCTTCACTCTCCTCATTCCAAAACCCCATCTTTTCATCTTCAACTCTCTCATCAGAGCTTTCTCCCATTCCCACATCCCCAACACCCCTCTCTCCCTATACTCTCACATGCACAAAAACTCCATCCACCCCAACAATTTCACGTTCCCTTTCCTCTTCAAGTCACTTTCTGACACCCGCAGCTTCGTTCAGTCCCAGTGTGTCTACACTCATGTTGTGAAACTTGGTTATGGAAACGATGTTTATGTTAGTAACTCGCTTCTTGATGTGTATGCGTCGTGTGGTTATGTTGAACTTTGTCGAcaactgtttgatgaaatgccgcACAGAGATGTTGTGTCTTGGACTGTTTTGATTATGGGTTATCGGTTTGGTGGGATGTTTGATGATGCATTGCTTGTGTTTGAGCAGATGCAGTATGCGGGTGTGGTGCCGAATCGGGTTACGATGGTGAATGCTTTGGCTGCTTGTGCTAGCTCTGGTGCTATTGAAATGGGGATTTGGATACATGATATGATAATGAGGAATGGGTGGGAACTGGATGTGGTTTTGGGGACGGCGTTGATTGATATGTATGTGAAATGTGGGAGAGTGGAAGATGGGTTGAGGGTTTTTAGTTGTATGAAGGAGAATAATGTGTTTACTTGGAATGCTGTTATTAAAGGGCTAGCTTTGGCTAAGAGTGGCGACGAGGCTGTTTTGTGGTTTAATAGGATGGAGTTTGATGGAGTTAAGGCAGATGAAGTGACTTTGGTTGCGATTCTTTCAGCGTGCAGTCATTCGGGTTTGGTGGATAAGGGTCGATTGATATTTAGTATGTTGGTTGATGGAAAGTATGGGTTTTGTCCTAATGTGAAACATTATGCTTGTATGGTTGATCTCTTGGTGCGTGCTGGTCTGTTGCAAGAGGCTTTTGAGATCATGAGATGTATGCCTTTTGAGCCGACAAAAACTATGTGGGGATCGTTGTTGAGTGGTTCAAAATCTCAAGGGAACTTTGAATTCAGTGAGTTTGTAGCTAGGAAACTAGTTGAGATGGAGCCGGATAACACTGCCTATTATGTTCAGCTGTCGAATCTGTATGCAGAGGCGGAAAGATGGAACGATGTTGAGAGAGTAAGGGGAATGATGAAAGAGAGAGAACTGACTAAGGACTTGGGTTGTAGTTCTGTGGAATTTGAACATCAAAGGCCTGCCAGTGAAGTCTTGGCACTTTAA
- the LOC131610844 gene encoding autophagy-related protein 18a-like, whose product MATLPASPSPPWPNPNTNPNLNSIPNPNFHPDQSQTLDFDSLMSPQSHHASTDSPPESPPATPPSLLHLSFNQDHACFAAATDNGFRIYNCDPFRELFRREFGGGGIGHVEMLFRCNILALVGGGSHPQYPPTKVMIWDDHQGTCIGELSFRSPVSGVRLRRDRIIVVVEQKIFVYNFADLKLLHQIETIANPKGLCEVSHLTDSLVLACPGLHKGQIRIEHFSQKRTKFISAHDSRIACFALTLDGQFIATASTKGTLIRIYDAELGTLLQEVRRGANAAEIFSLAFSSTAQWLAVSSDKGTVHVFGLKVNPNVPENENSPGSSSSDAAIAPASSSRSFIKFKGVLPKYFNSEWSVARFHLHEGTQYTVAFGIEKNTVIILGMDGSFYKCQFDPAQGGEMTQLEFHNILMSETAL is encoded by the exons ATGGCCACTCTTCCTGCTTCCCCTTCACCCCCTTGGCCAAACCCTAACACTAACCCTAATCTCAATTCAATCCCAAACCCTAATTTCCATCCTGATCAATCTCAAACCCTTGACTTCGATTCCCTAATGTCCCCCCAATCTCACCACGCTTCCACCGATTCACCACCGGAGTCTCCTCCCGCCACACCACCGTCGCTTCTTCATCTCTCCTTTAACCAGGACCACGCCTGCTTCGCCGCCGCCACTGATAACGGCTTCCGCATATACAACTGCGACCCTTTCCGCGAGCTTTTTCGACGGGAGTTCGGTGGAGGCGGAATCGGCCATGTTGAGATGCTTTTCCGATGTAATATATTAGCACTTGTCGGCGGTGGGTCTCATCCTCAGTATCCTCCCACCAAAGTCATGATCTGGGATGATCATCAAGGGACGTGCATCGGGGAGCTCTCGTTTCGTTCTCCGGTTAGCGGTGTTCGGCTGCGGCGGGATCGGATAATTGTTGTGGTGGAGCAGAAGATATTTGTGTATAATTTTGCTGACTTGAAGCTGTTGCATCAGATTGAAACCATTGCGAACCCTAAGGGGCTTTGTGAAGTTTCGCACTTGACTGATTCGCTTGTTCTCGCTTGCCCTGGTTTACATAAAGGGCAGATTCGCATTGAGCATTTTTCGCAGAAGAGGACTAAGTTTATTTCTGCTCATGATTCCAGAATAGCTTGCTTCGCTCTCACGCTTGATGGACAGTTTATCGCCACTGCCAGCACCAAGGGTACCCTGATTCGGATTTATGATGCCGAACTTGGCACACTACTTCAGGAA GTAAGAAGAGGTGCAAATGCAGCAGAGATATTTAGTTTGGCGTTTTCTTCCACTGCTCAGTGGTTAGCAGTTTCCAGTGACAAGGGTACTGTCCATGTTTTTGGCCTTAAGGTTAATCCCAATGTCCCTGAGAATGAAAACTCCCCTGGGTCGTCGAGTTCAGATGCCGCCATTGCCCCAGCTAGCTCGTCTCGCTCCTTCATTAAATTTAAAG GAGTGTTGCCCAAGTATTTCAATTCAGAATGGTCAGTTGCTCGGTTTCACTTACACGAGGGCACTCAGTACACAGTTGCATTTGGTATCGAGAAGAATACAGTCATAATTCTTGGCATGGATGGAAG CTTCTATAAATGCCAATTCGATCCAGCGCAAGGAGGTGAAATGACCCAGCTTGAATTTCATAATATTTTAATGTCTGAAACAGCCTTGTGA